One region of Corvus moneduloides isolate bCorMon1 chromosome 1, bCorMon1.pri, whole genome shotgun sequence genomic DNA includes:
- the LOC116436046 gene encoding protein shank-like — protein sequence MKEDELFKRGEALHAAWPVSWDRPLSQRDGILSRTYWAGLRERGQGQGSAVPEPAPLPGAPRCSGCARGERHPPGPGSGRPRPPPPCAPRLSGLAPPGLDGGSLNMHHQTQAPKTSANSCRSIKVAYLFSASLKPWE from the exons atgaAGGAAG ATGAGCTCTTTAAAAGAGGTGAAGCTTTACACGCAGCCTGGCCTGTATCCTGGGACCGGCCGCTGAGCCAGAGAGACGGGATTCTGTCCCGGACGTATTGGGCTGGGCTCCGGGagcgggggcaggggcagggcagtgctgttCCGGAGCCCGCGCCCCTGCCCGGCGCTCCGCGCTGCTCCGGCTGTGCCCGGGGTGAGCGGCATCCTCCGGGCCCGGGCTCCGGTCGCCCCCGGCCGCCTCCGCCGTGCGCCCCGCGGCTCTCCGGCCTCGCACCGCCCGGCCTG GATGGAGGAAGTCTCAATATGCATCACCAAACCCAAGCTCCAAAGACAAGTGCCAACAGCTGTCGAAGCATAAAG